The proteins below come from a single Mytilus edulis chromosome 5, xbMytEdul2.2, whole genome shotgun sequence genomic window:
- the LOC139522634 gene encoding uncharacterized protein — protein MRGRFCADCEQTHMSTSVTSYHTLISTNEVHETENVAVDMICDIHGKTFDLYCKTHDLAICVACLPSKHKHCYDAVFSLYEAAKYTKSSPALDDMTDSVNVALDNMNNFINNRNVAMQNIEVQEQSIRKSIGEMRTNLNRHLDKIQKSLLDELSELYTNCKSKYENILKTFHKTENEIKLLQEQTSQLTHLGSDVQVFLGTRQITEFINVKVHTVKSVVSAMQDYTIEIVMHPGITSLIEGIDNFGKIKVEEKNYSLRFKEAKLGQAQIAHTSVRLLFDSTGIRLRKKIKIKETVDEMKIYGCQILPNSHILIAIYSDDKVIMEYSDDGRHIRDILVSAKPYDVAVIDSNLIAVSYDDFMEIMSITDNNVHAKVTFDLPCWGISYQNRKIYIFIDDEGIVELDVSGNRLRTIGGKFAEAAGFLT, from the coding sequence ATGCGAGGAAGGTTCTGTGCTGACTGCGAACAGACTCACATGTCAACGTCAGTAACTTCATACCACACAttgatatcaaccaatgaggtacACGAAACTGAAAATGTTGCTGTCGATATGATTTGTGATATTCATGGCAAGACATTTGATCTATACTGCAAAACACATGACTTAGCCATTTGCGTAGCATGCCTTCCgtcaaaacacaaacattgtTATGATGCCGTTTTTTCTCTTTATGAAGCAGCAAAGTATACAAAGTCATCGCCAGCCCTGGATGATATGACTGATTCAGTCAATGTCGCTCTAGATAACATGAATAATTTCATCAACAATCGAAATGTAGCTATGCAGAATATTGAAGTACAAGAACAGAGCATTCGAAAATCAATCGGAGAAATGAGAACAAATTTAAACAGACATTTGGACAAAATTCAGAAAAGTTTATTGGATGAGCTGTCAGAACTGTACACGAACTGTAAATCAAAGTATGAAAACATCCTGAAAACTTTTCATAAAACAGAGAATGAAATCAAGTTGCTACAAGAACAAACTTCACAACTGACACATCTTGGCTCCGACGTACAGGTATTTCTTGGAACTCGTCAGATCACCGAATTTATCAATGTTAAGGTACACACAGTCAAATCTGTGGTGAGTGCAATGCAGGATTACACGATAGAGATAGTAATGCACCCAGGAATCACTTCATTGATTGAGGGTATCGATAACTTTGGAAAAATTAaagttgaggaaaaaaactacaGTTTACGTTTCAAAGAGGCAAAACTTGGTCAAGCTCAAATAGCTCATACATCTGTCCGTCTATTGTTTGATAGTACAGGGATACGATTGCGAAAGAAGATTAAAATAAAAGAGACAGTGGATGAAATGAAAATCTACGGATGTCAGATTTTACCGAACAGCCATATACTAATTGCCATATACTCTGATGACAAAGTTATAATGGAGTATAGCGACGATGGAAGACATATTCGTGACATATTAGTCTCTGCCAAGCCGTACGATGTGGCAGTTATAGACAGTAATCTAATTGCAGTTTCATACGAtgattttatggaaataatgagtataacagacaacaacgTTCACGCTAAGGTTACTTTTGATTTACCATGTTGGGGAATTTCATATCAAAAtcgaaaaatttatattttcatcgACGATGAAGGAATAGTGGAGCTGGATGTGTCAGGGAACAGATTACGTACAATAGGAGGTAAGTTTGCTGAGGCGGCTGGATTTCTCACATAA